Part of the Gemmatimonadales bacterium genome, TCGCTGCGCGCGATCCTGCAGGCGGTGCGGCTCACCTGACGGCGGGGGCGGCGATGCCGGGAACCGTGGCCTCGGATCGCGATCTCGCCGTGCTCCGGTCGTTCGTGCGCCGGATCGATGCCTCCGACGCCGGCGCGCACAACAACCTCGGCGTGCTGTACTTCCGCAAGGGCCTGTTCCCCGAGGCGGTGGGCTGCTTCGCCCACGCGCTCGAGCTCGACGCCAAGATGACCGTGGCGCAGCGCAACCTCGAGATCGCCTGCCGGCGCAGCGGGTTCTACGACCGCCGCATCACCGAGCTGCGGGAACGCCTGCGCCGGCACCCGGAGGACCGCGACGCGCGGTGGGAGGTGGCACGCGCCTGCGCCGCGGTGGGCCAGTACGAGGAGGCCCACGCCGAGCTGACCACCCTGCTCGCCCACAATCCCCGCGACCTCGGCGCGCTGACCCAGCTCGGGCTGCTGGAGCAGCGGCTCGGCAACCTCGAGGCGGCCCTGGAGTGGTTCGACCGCGCCCGGGAGGCGGACCCCGATTCGTCGGTGATCGAGTACCACCGCGGCGAGGTGCTCTACAACCGCGGCCAGAACGAGGTCGCCCTCGGCGCGCTCGAGCGCGCGGTGGCCCTCAACCCCGACAACGCCGAGGCGCACCACCTGCTGGCCTTCGTGCTCGGCGACCTGGGGCGCCACACCGACGCGCGCGCGGCCGCCAAGCGCGCCGCGCGCCTCAACCCGGCGCTGGCCCGCGCCCAGGCCAACCTGGCGCTCGAGGCCCGCGACACCCGGAGCCTGCCGGAGCGCGAGGCGCGGGTCTCGCGCCGCGTCGAGCCCGCAGGCGGGGACCGCGCGACCCTCGCCCACTACCACCTCGCCCAGGCGTTCCGCCAGAAGGGCTACCACCAGGAGGCCCTCCACGAGTACCGGCTCGCGCTGGAGCGCGGCGAGGACCGCGGCCTGGTGCGGCGCGCGATGGCCGAGGTACAGCTGCTCAAGGGCGACCTCGACGCTGCGCTCGAGCTGTACGACGAGCTGGTGGCCGAGGATCCCGCGAGCGCGAAGTTCTGGAACGAGCGGGGGGTCGGCCTGCACCGGGGCGGCCGGCGCGACGAGGCGCGCGCGTCGTACGCCCGGGCACTCGAGGCCGACCCGGGCTACGCGCCGGCACTCAACAACCTCGGCGTGGTGCTGGTGTCGCTCGGCCAGGTGGAGCCCGCGGTGGAGGCGTTCCGGGACGCGCTGACCCGCGCGGGCGACCTGCTGGCGGCCCGGCTCAACCTCGCGCTGCTCCTGACCCAGATGCGGCGCCACCAGCTCTCGCTCGAGGCGTACCGCCAGGTCCTGGAAATGGCGCCCGATTCGACCGTGGCGTGGAACGGCGTCGGCGTGGTGCTGGTCGAGCTGCAGCGCTACGCCGACGCGCGCAACGCCTTCGCCCGCGCCGTCGAGGCCGATCCCGACGACGCGGCGGCGCACTACAACCTCTCGTTCACGCTGTCGAACCTCGGCGAGTTCGATGGCGCGCTGCGGGAGGTGAAGCGGGCGCTCGAGCTGGAGCCGTACTACGTGCCGCAGAAGTACCTCCTGGCCATGGAGCTGCCCGAGGGCGAAGCCGCGCTGCCCGGGCTCCCCGAGCTGACGGTGGAGCGGCCGCTGGTGGACGGCGGGGAGGCCTTCGTGTTCGACCCGCGCCTCCTGGACTCGCTGTTCGCCGAGCTGCGGACCACGGTCGTGCCGGCGCCCGCGCGCGGCGGCACCCGGGGCGAGCCCTTCGGCCTGGCGCGCGATCTCCTGTCCAAGTCGCTGTTCGAGCGGGCCGCGGCCGAGATCACGCGCGCCGTGGCGCGGGGCGGCGACAAGGCCGAGGCGGCGGTGCTGAGCGGCGAGGTGTTCGCGCGGCGCGGCCTGTTCGGCGAGGCCCTGGAGCGGTATCGCGAGGCGCGCGCGCTCGCGCCGGCGCACCGCGGGGCGCGCGCGGGCGAGGTGCGCTGCCTGCTGGCGCTGGACCGCGTGGCCGAGGCCGCGCCGCTCGCCGAGGAGCTGCTCGCGCAGGCGCCGGACGACGTGGACGCGGAGCTGCTCGCGGCCGAGGCGCGCTCGCGCGCCGGCGATCCCGCCGCGGCGCTCGACGTGCTGCGGCGGGCGCAGGTGCGCTCCCCCGAGCGCGCCGACGTGCGCAAGCTCCTCGGCGACGTGGCCCGCGCCGTCGGCGACGGCGACCTCGCCCGCGAGGCGTACCGCGGCGCGCTCGACCTCGACCCGGGCTACGTCGAGGTGTGGGTCGAGTACGGCGGCCTGTGCGAGCGGCGGGGCGACGCGCGCGAGGCCGAGGCCGCCTATCGCTCGGCGCTGCAGCACCTGCCGAGCTACGGGGTGGCCTCGCTCGCGCTCGCCCGGCTGCTCCACGGCCAGAGCCGCGGCGCCGAGGCGATGGACGTGCTGATCACCGTGCTGAAGGGCGACCCGTACGACTTCGAGGCCCTGGTGCTGCTGGCCGAGGTGCTGCTGGAGCGCGGCCAGGAGCTCGACGCCCGCGCGGCGGTCGAGCGCGTGGTGCGACTCCAGCCCGACCACGTCGAGGCCCGCTACCACCTGGGGCTCGCCCTGGCGCGGGAGCGGCGCTACCACGACGCCATCGGCGAGTGGGAGCGCGTCATCGCGCTCGCGCCGGCCGGGCCGCGCGCCGAGCAGGCGCGCGCCCACGCGCGCACCGCCCGCGACCTGGTGCACATCTTCGCCGGCGAGGCGGCCTGACCGTGGCGATCGAAGGCCCCCTCAAGGAGCTCGGGCTCCACGACGTCTTCCAGCTGCTGGACCTCAGCCGCAAGACCGGGGTGCTGCGCATCACCAGCCACCTGCGCGACAATGAGGGCACGGTGTTCTTCGACCGGGGCGCCATCGTGTTCGCGCAGATCCGCTCCAACCCGCACCGCATCGGCGACCGGCTGGTCGAGGGCGGGCGGATCACGGTCGAGGAGCTGTCGCACGCCCGCGCCGTGCAGCAGCGCGAGGGCTCGCGGCGGCGGCTGGGGCAGATCCTGGTCGAGATGGGCGCGCTCATGCCGCGCGAGCTGGCGCACGAGGTGGAGCGGCACATCGAGGAGGCGGTGTTCGAGCTGCTGTCGTGGCGCGAGGGGTCGTTCTCCTTCGCGGAAGGCGGCCTGGAGGGCGCCCCCGCCGACGCGCTGGTCTCGCTCCCCACCGAGAAGGTCCTGATGGAGGGCGCGCGCCGGATCGACGAGTGGTCGCGCATCGAGTCCCGGGTGCCGCACCTCGGGGTCGTGGCCGCGCTGGCGCCGCTGGAGGCGGACGGCGCCGCGGCGCAGCTGGATCTCCACCCGGCCGAGTGGGAGGTGCTGGCCGAGGTGGACGGCGAGCGCGACCTGCGGCAGCTTGCCACGGCGCTGGCGGTGAGCGAGTTCGAAGTGGCGCGCACCGTGTTCGGCCTCGTCACGACCGGGGTGGTCGAGCTGCACGACCCGGTGGCGGTGCGGCAGTCGCGCACCAGCCTCGGTGACGACGCCGGGGCGCTGGTGGCGGCCGCCGAGGTGCGGCTCGAGACCGGCGACGTGGAGGCGGCGAGGGAGGCGGCGCAGACCGCGCTGGCGATGCGGCCGGAAGAGCCGCGCGTGCACCTCGTGCTCGGGCGCGCCCAGCTCGCGTCGGGACTGTACTCGGAGGCCGTGGACGCCTGCCGGCGCGCCATGCGCCTCGCGCCCGACTTTGCCGAGGCGTACCGCTGGTGCGGCTTCGCCCTGGTGGCCACGGGCCGGTTCCGCGACGCGCGCGAGACCTGGGAGCGGTGGGAGAAGCTCGTGGACGGGCACGCCGACGAGGAGCAGCGCCGCCAGGTCGCGGAGGCTCGCTCGGCGGCGGCGGCGCTCGAGCGGATGCTGGGCGGCGAGCGTGGCTGACGACGTCCGC contains:
- a CDS encoding tetratricopeptide repeat protein; its protein translation is AARDPAGGAAHLTAGAAMPGTVASDRDLAVLRSFVRRIDASDAGAHNNLGVLYFRKGLFPEAVGCFAHALELDAKMTVAQRNLEIACRRSGFYDRRITELRERLRRHPEDRDARWEVARACAAVGQYEEAHAELTTLLAHNPRDLGALTQLGLLEQRLGNLEAALEWFDRAREADPDSSVIEYHRGEVLYNRGQNEVALGALERAVALNPDNAEAHHLLAFVLGDLGRHTDARAAAKRAARLNPALARAQANLALEARDTRSLPEREARVSRRVEPAGGDRATLAHYHLAQAFRQKGYHQEALHEYRLALERGEDRGLVRRAMAEVQLLKGDLDAALELYDELVAEDPASAKFWNERGVGLHRGGRRDEARASYARALEADPGYAPALNNLGVVLVSLGQVEPAVEAFRDALTRAGDLLAARLNLALLLTQMRRHQLSLEAYRQVLEMAPDSTVAWNGVGVVLVELQRYADARNAFARAVEADPDDAAAHYNLSFTLSNLGEFDGALREVKRALELEPYYVPQKYLLAMELPEGEAALPGLPELTVERPLVDGGEAFVFDPRLLDSLFAELRTTVVPAPARGGTRGEPFGLARDLLSKSLFERAAAEITRAVARGGDKAEAAVLSGEVFARRGLFGEALERYREARALAPAHRGARAGEVRCLLALDRVAEAAPLAEELLAQAPDDVDAELLAAEARSRAGDPAAALDVLRRAQVRSPERADVRKLLGDVARAVGDGDLAREAYRGALDLDPGYVEVWVEYGGLCERRGDAREAEAAYRSALQHLPSYGVASLALARLLHGQSRGAEAMDVLITVLKGDPYDFEALVLLAEVLLERGQELDARAAVERVVRLQPDHVEARYHLGLALARERRYHDAIGEWERVIALAPAGPRAEQARAHARTARDLVHIFAGEAA
- a CDS encoding DUF4388 domain-containing protein, which translates into the protein MAIEGPLKELGLHDVFQLLDLSRKTGVLRITSHLRDNEGTVFFDRGAIVFAQIRSNPHRIGDRLVEGGRITVEELSHARAVQQREGSRRRLGQILVEMGALMPRELAHEVERHIEEAVFELLSWREGSFSFAEGGLEGAPADALVSLPTEKVLMEGARRIDEWSRIESRVPHLGVVAALAPLEADGAAAQLDLHPAEWEVLAEVDGERDLRQLATALAVSEFEVARTVFGLVTTGVVELHDPVAVRQSRTSLGDDAGALVAAAEVRLETGDVEAAREAAQTALAMRPEEPRVHLVLGRAQLASGLYSEAVDACRRAMRLAPDFAEAYRWCGFALVATGRFRDARETWERWEKLVDGHADEEQRRQVAEARSAAAALERMLGGERG